In one window of Pseudorasbora parva isolate DD20220531a chromosome 7, ASM2467924v1, whole genome shotgun sequence DNA:
- the pdp1 gene encoding pyruvate dehydrogenase phosphatase catalytic subunit 1, producing MAATAQVFRVIHGRRFGQILVPVITCQNSSLSPQPCSNATKPHSFVQRWRHQSRGYRTSPAWHTYYLTPPQVNSILKANEYSFKVPEFDGKNLSSVMGFDSNQLPANAPIEDRRSAATCLQTRGMLYGVFDGHAGCACAQALSERLFYYIAISLLPHETLTELENAVEAGRPLHPILQWHKHPNDYFSKEASRLYFASLRTYWQELLDLSVPGEQPDVAEALVNAFKRLDNDMSLEAQVGDPNAFLHYWVLRVAFSGATACVAHIDGNELHVANTGDGRAVLGVQEPDGSFSALTLSNDHNAQNESEVQRVRSEHPLSEAKTVVKQDRLLGLLMPFRAFGDVKFKWSIDLQRRVLESGPDQLHENEHAKFIPPNYHTPPYLTAEPEVTRHRLRPQDRFLVLGSDGLWETLHRQEVVRIVGEHLTGVHQQQPVSVGGFKVTLGQMQGLLQERKARISSTFEDQNSATHLIRHAVGNNEFGMVDHERLSKMLSLPEELARMYRDDITIIIVQFNPHVIGGQ from the coding sequence ATGGCTGCTACCGCCCAGGTGTTCAGGGTCATCCATGGCAGGAGGTTTGGCCAAATCCTGGTGCCAGTCATAACATGCCAAAACTCCAGTCTGTCTCCTCAACCCTGCTCCAATGCAACTAAGCCACATAGCTTTGTTCAAAGATGGCGGCACCAGTCACGGGGATACAGGACCTCACCTGCATGGCACACCTACTACTTGACCCCACCCCAGGTTAACAGCATCCTAAAGGCTAATGAATACAGCTTCAAAGTTCCTGAGTTTGATGGTAAGAACCTTAGTTCCGTCATGGGTTTTGACAGCAACCAGCTGCCAGCAAACGCGCCCATTGAGGATCGGAGAAGTGCAGCAACCTGCTTGCAGACACGCGGCATGCTTTACGGGGTATTCGATGGCCACGCAGGCTGCGCTTGTGCTCAGGCTCTCAGCGAGCGGCTCTTCTACTACATTGCTATTTCGTTGCTGCCGCATGAGACGTTGACGGAACTGGAGAATGCGGTAGAGGCAGGACGACCTCTTCACCCGATTCTGCAGTGGCACAAGCATCCCAACGACTACTTCAGCAAGGAAGCATCACGGCTCTACTTTGCCAGTTTGCGCACGTACTGGCAGGAACTTCTAGACCTGAGCGTTCCTGGGGAGCAGCCTGATGTTGCTGAAGCTCTTGTGAATGCCTTTAAAAGGTTGGACAATGACATGTCCCTTGAAGCTCAGGTTGGTGACCCAAATGCATTCTTGCACTACTGGGTTCTTCGTGTGGCATTCTCAGGTGCTACCGCATGCGTTGCACACATAGACGGTAATGAGCTGCATGTTGCTAACACCGGAGATGGCCGTGCAGTCCTGGGCGTACAAGAACCTGATGGCTCTTTTTCTGCCTTGACGCTCAGCAATGACCACAACGCGCAGAACGAGTCCGAGGTGCAGCGTGTGCGGTCCGAGCACCCGCTTTCCGAGGCCAAGACCGTGGTGAAGCAGGATCGTCTCTTGGGTTTACTCATGCCATTTCGCGCCTTCGGAGACGTTAAATTCAAGTGGAGCATCGATCTGCAGCGCCGTGTTCTTGAGTCCGGACCAGACCAGCTCCATGAGAATGAGCATGCCAAGTTCATCCCACCCAACTATCACACGCCACCCTACCTTACGGCGGAACCGGAGGTGACGCGACACCGCCTTCGTCCGCAGGATCGTTTCCTGGTGCTGGGCTCGGACGGGCTGTGGGAAACGCTACACAGGCAGGAGGTGGTGAGGATTGTGGGTGAACATCTCACTGGAGTGCACCAGCAGCAGCCAGTCAGTGTTGGTGGCTTTAAAGTGACCCTGGGTCAGATGCAGGGATTGTTGCAGGAGAGGAAAGCTCGCATCTCCTCCACTTTTGAGGACCAGAATTCAGCCACACACCTGATTCGGCACGCGGTTGGAAATAACGAGTTTGGAATGGTGGACCACGAGAGGTTGTCAAAGATGTTAAGCTTGCCAGAGGAATTAGCTCGCATGTACAGGGATGATATCACCATCATTATAGTGCAGTTTAACCCACACGTCATTGGCGGACAGTAA